A stretch of Paraburkholderia phenazinium DNA encodes these proteins:
- a CDS encoding multiubiquitin domain-containing protein, translating to MNITIEDLQDALAAGRTIRDHGPYHVRIGMQGFDFKKVVLAEPVVTGNAILEAAEAFPVEQHLLFRITRSGVTEEIRPDSALDLRLDAVDRFVVFRSDRTFRFLLDERAFDWGASQISGATLKHLAGVDMSDHDAWQLGTDGTEALIEDDCFADLAAPGVERFITRHTGLTIVVNGKRKEVFRRRLSYWEVVRLAFPDAVKSENIIYTINYARGPHANPEGSMVDGQHVKIKENMVFYVTPTDRS from the coding sequence ATGAACATAACGATTGAAGATCTGCAGGATGCGCTGGCGGCAGGCCGCACGATCCGCGACCATGGCCCTTATCATGTGCGGATCGGGATGCAAGGATTCGACTTCAAGAAGGTCGTTCTTGCTGAGCCGGTCGTGACCGGCAACGCAATCCTCGAAGCGGCCGAGGCATTTCCCGTCGAGCAGCACCTCCTCTTCAGGATTACGCGAAGTGGCGTGACGGAAGAGATCCGCCCTGATTCGGCGTTGGATTTGCGCCTGGACGCTGTGGACAGGTTTGTCGTGTTTCGGAGTGATCGCACCTTCCGGTTCCTGCTGGATGAGCGTGCATTCGACTGGGGCGCATCGCAGATTTCAGGCGCCACCCTCAAGCACCTCGCAGGCGTTGACATGTCAGATCACGATGCGTGGCAACTGGGTACGGACGGGACTGAAGCGTTGATTGAGGACGACTGTTTTGCCGACCTTGCAGCACCCGGTGTTGAGCGCTTCATCACCCGACACACCGGGCTGACCATCGTCGTGAATGGCAAGCGCAAGGAGGTATTCCGACGTCGCCTGTCGTACTGGGAGGTCGTGAGGCTCGCGTTTCCCGACGCGGTGAAGAGCGAGAACATCATCTATACGATCAACTATGCTCGCGGTCCGCACGCGAATCCCGAGGGCTCGATGGTCGATGGGCAGCACGTGAAGATCAAAGAAAATATGGTGTTCTATGTCACTCCGACTGATCGCTCTTAA
- a CDS encoding ribbon-helix-helix protein, CopG family produces the protein MATSKKTMTLNLTDAEMSALEELCEKKDLSKTAVLRQALRLYQAVEVRAERGDKFFFEDEKTKEKAEVVML, from the coding sequence ATGGCCACATCAAAAAAGACTATGACCCTAAATCTCACCGATGCTGAGATGAGTGCGCTCGAGGAGCTTTGCGAAAAGAAGGATCTGAGCAAAACGGCGGTCCTTCGGCAGGCGCTGCGGCTTTATCAGGCTGTCGAAGTACGGGCTGAGCGAGGCGACAAGTTTTTTTTCGAGGATGAGAAAACCAAGGAAAAGGCAGAAGTTGTGATGCTATGA
- a CDS encoding GNAT family N-acetyltransferase: MSQFPVYLVDVASDAAVEASLIEGISDSNVSDWEDAWMPALARALQQLKEKGVDRRFWPQNRHWDWRRKAEAFKGLLAAPSFSIVCQGMTQGLMIVETLESCRLPHQKGKPLVYIQYLEMAPWNRPGLSAEHPRLKGVGTLLVRAAIELSRSEGFGGRIGLHSLPQANAWYANVCGMSDLGIDSAKENLRYFEMTPEQAEAFIAKGV, encoded by the coding sequence ATGAGCCAATTCCCGGTATACCTAGTTGATGTCGCTTCGGACGCGGCCGTTGAGGCAAGCCTGATCGAGGGCATTTCCGATTCCAACGTTAGCGACTGGGAAGATGCCTGGATGCCCGCGCTCGCGAGAGCGCTTCAGCAGCTAAAGGAGAAGGGTGTCGACAGGCGATTCTGGCCACAGAACCGGCATTGGGACTGGCGCAGAAAAGCTGAGGCCTTCAAAGGCCTGCTTGCGGCTCCATCTTTCAGCATCGTGTGCCAGGGGATGACCCAGGGCCTGATGATTGTCGAAACCCTGGAATCCTGCCGGTTGCCGCATCAGAAGGGCAAGCCGCTCGTTTATATCCAGTACCTCGAAATGGCGCCATGGAATCGCCCTGGCCTCTCCGCTGAACATCCACGTCTGAAAGGCGTGGGAACGCTACTAGTCCGCGCGGCTATCGAGCTTAGCCGTAGTGAAGGATTTGGCGGACGAATTGGACTTCACTCGCTGCCGCAGGCCAACGCTTGGTACGCAAACGTATGCGGTATGTCGGACCTGGGAATTGATTCCGCCAAGGAGAACCTCCGCTATTTTGAGATGACGCCTGAACAGGCGGAGGCGTTCATCGCCAAAGGAGTCTAG
- a CDS encoding helix-turn-helix domain-containing protein: MKFEVTKEWCLKMARLEHENGTDVEIGAGLFAADPSTQRPEYAMEESADPRIAFGRFVRLMRRGRQQTLEKLAEAADIDVTELVEIEEDSHYRPEPRTVFQLASYFAIPSSKLMQLAGLSQQRDSHLANEAIRFAARSEKVTDLNETERSALEAFVAVLSEQK, from the coding sequence ATGAAATTTGAAGTAACGAAAGAGTGGTGCCTGAAAATGGCGAGGCTTGAGCACGAGAATGGAACAGACGTCGAGATCGGTGCTGGCCTGTTTGCCGCAGACCCATCCACACAGCGTCCGGAGTATGCGATGGAGGAATCCGCCGATCCCAGGATAGCTTTTGGCAGATTTGTCAGACTCATGAGAAGGGGACGACAGCAGACGCTCGAGAAACTCGCGGAAGCTGCCGACATCGACGTCACCGAACTCGTAGAAATTGAGGAAGATTCACACTACAGACCGGAGCCGCGCACTGTCTTCCAGTTGGCAAGCTATTTCGCGATTCCCAGTTCGAAGTTGATGCAGTTGGCCGGTCTATCGCAACAGCGCGATAGCCATCTTGCCAATGAAGCAATACGGTTCGCGGCTCGATCCGAGAAGGTCACTGACCTGAATGAAACCGAGCGCTCCGCCCTGGAGGCGTTCGTCGCGGTACTCAGCGAGCAGAAGTAA
- a CDS encoding ImmA/IrrE family metallo-endopeptidase, with product MARNLILSARTSNDIDSRVERVLRGLGNPEPPLRLEDVRELLKLDLAFYTSDDPGLAREAISRIRVAAVQVYRRPALILDAVKKFSLKALYLPDRKRIMLDSAVPLLKHRWNEAHEIGHSLIPWHQDMMHGDNENTVSRDCAEQIETEANFAAGRLLFLRDRFVNEARSSPACLQSIIDLKNTYGNTLSTTLYRFVESVGQETPVVGLMTCHPHVDRRPINFDPASPCRHLIQSHAFHARFSRITEVELFNAVSSYCGRQKGGLLGERELILTDDNGDSHRFFFETFFNRYDALTLGVYLGAEALMVPVSA from the coding sequence ATGGCCAGGAATCTGATTCTTTCTGCCAGGACTTCAAATGACATCGACAGTCGAGTTGAACGGGTGCTCCGGGGCCTCGGCAACCCTGAGCCTCCGTTGCGGCTTGAAGATGTTCGTGAGCTCCTCAAGTTAGATCTGGCTTTCTACACCTCGGACGATCCTGGTCTGGCTCGGGAAGCCATCAGCCGAATCCGCGTCGCGGCCGTGCAGGTATACCGCCGGCCCGCGCTGATTCTCGATGCAGTGAAGAAATTTTCTCTGAAAGCACTTTACCTGCCTGATCGTAAGCGGATCATGCTAGACAGTGCGGTACCACTGCTCAAGCACCGATGGAATGAAGCTCACGAAATTGGCCACAGTCTCATTCCCTGGCATCAGGACATGATGCATGGCGATAACGAGAACACGGTCTCGAGAGACTGCGCCGAACAGATTGAAACCGAGGCTAATTTCGCGGCCGGTCGGCTACTTTTCCTTCGGGACCGGTTTGTGAACGAAGCCCGCTCCTCGCCGGCGTGTCTTCAATCAATAATCGATCTCAAAAATACGTATGGGAATACGCTTTCAACGACCCTCTATCGCTTCGTCGAGAGCGTCGGACAGGAAACTCCCGTAGTGGGCCTCATGACCTGCCACCCGCATGTGGATCGTCGCCCGATCAATTTTGATCCAGCAAGTCCATGCCGCCATCTGATTCAGTCGCACGCTTTTCACGCAAGATTTTCCAGAATCACTGAAGTGGAGCTGTTCAACGCAGTGAGCAGCTATTGCGGACGACAGAAGGGCGGCCTGCTTGGCGAACGAGAGCTCATCTTGACGGATGACAATGGAGATTCGCACCGGTTTTTCTTCGAGACATTTTTCAATCGCTACGACGCTTTGACGTTGGGCGTCTATCTCGGCGCGGAAGCACTTATGGTTCCTGTGAGCGCGTGA
- a CDS encoding tyrosine-type recombinase/integrase gives MVAPPRRLPDRIDDAIEYVSAALGVPVYERWTPATLARRYPSMTAAKSAQPAVFNLLLDSLEAVQFWHAGTIVVMTSEQAPTSGQVLEQLLRTLTVRFRLTHPDATKRSADNHPIPKGDGHAVAITGSSHDERWLARTGRFFNADPSTNTLSSTNDATALRAFLVDRTGRSLHTRRAYVTELKRLIAWCQCADLGPLSGLTREHLIAFRDTLPHISAHATAHPLGAASCARAMAVVKSLYQYWAKTGYITVNPALELGSTKGERPTFEPKRFLPDSATEACDAWISAWLSAPPANAKRNRQATILGLYRYTGVRLAELAWEDGYPLLHTDRTGWTLEVKGKGQRVRRIPLPAQCVSCIMRYRESRGLPPAPSPIEDMPLIHTTRGHGLGRSGLYREVKLAFEEIAGQLPANDIAGRFALMAASTHWLRHSYVHHLVVSHQVPLPVAQALAGHSSVQTTAAYALTDQSQLRKFVSESFGDVPAS, from the coding sequence ATGGTCGCACCGCCGCGGCGACTGCCAGACCGAATCGACGACGCGATCGAGTATGTGTCCGCGGCGCTGGGTGTCCCTGTCTATGAACGATGGACACCGGCAACGCTGGCACGTCGTTATCCGTCGATGACCGCCGCGAAGAGTGCCCAGCCGGCAGTGTTCAATCTGCTGCTCGATTCGCTCGAAGCCGTGCAGTTCTGGCACGCTGGCACCATCGTGGTGATGACAAGCGAGCAGGCGCCCACCTCGGGACAGGTGCTGGAACAGCTGTTACGCACCCTCACCGTCCGGTTTCGCCTGACGCACCCGGATGCAACGAAACGTTCAGCAGACAATCACCCGATCCCGAAGGGCGACGGCCATGCAGTTGCTATAACCGGTTCCTCCCATGATGAAAGGTGGTTGGCGAGAACGGGCAGGTTCTTCAACGCGGACCCCAGCACAAATACCCTGAGCTCGACGAACGACGCGACGGCACTCCGTGCATTCCTCGTTGACCGTACCGGCCGGTCTTTGCATACCCGGCGCGCGTACGTGACAGAGCTGAAACGGCTGATCGCGTGGTGCCAGTGTGCCGATCTCGGACCGTTATCAGGTCTCACCCGCGAACACTTGATCGCATTCCGTGATACGCTGCCTCATATTTCAGCTCACGCTACCGCCCACCCGCTTGGAGCAGCAAGCTGCGCGCGCGCCATGGCGGTCGTTAAAAGTCTTTACCAGTACTGGGCGAAAACGGGCTATATAACGGTGAACCCCGCACTGGAACTCGGGAGTACCAAGGGCGAACGACCCACGTTCGAGCCGAAGCGCTTTCTGCCAGACAGTGCCACTGAAGCGTGCGATGCATGGATTAGCGCGTGGCTTAGCGCCCCGCCGGCCAACGCAAAACGGAACCGCCAGGCAACCATCCTTGGCCTCTACCGTTATACAGGTGTCAGACTGGCCGAGCTTGCGTGGGAAGACGGCTATCCACTGCTTCATACAGACCGGACAGGATGGACACTCGAGGTGAAGGGGAAAGGTCAACGCGTGAGACGCATTCCCCTTCCTGCTCAATGTGTCAGCTGCATCATGCGTTACCGCGAGTCGCGGGGACTACCGCCCGCTCCGTCTCCGATCGAAGACATGCCTCTCATCCACACCACACGAGGACACGGGCTGGGACGAAGCGGACTATATCGCGAGGTGAAGCTGGCTTTCGAGGAGATCGCAGGCCAGCTTCCAGCCAACGACATCGCCGGACGGTTCGCCCTCATGGCCGCGTCAACCCACTGGCTGCGACACTCGTACGTGCATCACCTTGTTGTGAGCCATCAGGTGCCACTGCCCGTGGCGCAAGCGCTCGCCGGTCACTCATCCGTGCAAACCACGGCAGCATATGCCCTTACCGATCAGTCGCAGCTGCGTAAATTTGTGTCGGAAAGCTTCGGCGACGTGCCAGCGTCGTGA
- a CDS encoding DNA-binding protein → MSRAPSNSPEAVRATVIALLAEAGQPAPASTEEFRRHVSVRRVRARLGGGDTTALGRTINEIEVELVAAGRAHLRVPDIPPHVSDLMRGLWTAALDAQTHEILKIQQAAAESVENAETERDNARARVDLLKVELDDLRQDLSTRDETVGELRARLAETETQLEAANRNARTMADRLDEMKSQRDEAHRAYQERVDALRLQFDGLGRQLRLETDTLRQGMVSEKAALEGGLTRASQVIESQKQIIEELQADRQKLRSELAGQRDADSPVR, encoded by the coding sequence ATGAGCCGCGCTCCGTCCAATTCCCCCGAAGCCGTTCGTGCGACCGTAATCGCTTTGCTGGCCGAAGCTGGTCAACCCGCGCCTGCGTCAACGGAAGAGTTCCGCCGTCACGTCTCGGTCCGACGAGTCAGGGCGAGGCTCGGGGGCGGTGACACCACAGCGTTAGGGCGGACGATAAACGAGATTGAAGTTGAACTCGTCGCAGCGGGCCGGGCGCACCTGCGCGTGCCGGACATTCCGCCACACGTCTCTGACCTGATGCGAGGGTTATGGACTGCGGCACTGGATGCGCAGACCCACGAGATACTTAAAATCCAGCAGGCGGCGGCCGAATCCGTGGAGAACGCCGAGACCGAGCGCGACAATGCCCGCGCGAGGGTGGATCTGCTGAAGGTGGAACTGGATGATCTGCGTCAGGATCTTTCCACCCGTGACGAAACGGTTGGCGAACTGCGTGCCCGACTCGCGGAAACCGAGACGCAGCTGGAAGCAGCAAATCGCAATGCACGGACTATGGCGGATCGGCTCGATGAGATGAAGTCCCAGCGCGATGAGGCACACCGCGCTTACCAGGAGCGCGTTGATGCACTCCGACTGCAATTTGACGGCCTCGGCAGGCAACTCAGGCTTGAGACCGACACGCTGCGGCAGGGGATGGTGTCTGAAAAGGCAGCCCTCGAAGGAGGGTTGACGAGAGCATCGCAAGTGATTGAAAGCCAGAAGCAAATCATTGAGGAACTCCAGGCCGACCGGCAAAAACTCAGGAGCGAACTCGCGGGCCAGCGCGATGCGGATTCCCCGGTCCGGTAG
- a CDS encoding integrase catalytic domain-containing protein, whose product MFGQLELAEYLASHPMPATTRELVEKIRRNQSDFNPFNHQGTRTVVTIRSAKMQQGVTVQSRTLHASAAMWYEFDEKIQEYYANVHSFTAITQREDGSVANKSQHWFDFLILGDGAPRFEDWKEETVLFQMQKKEDDRWKKVGRFWRDECDRWHDRACEQYCGSLGIAHQLRTNREIPRRFLENIRYLRDFYDPRTPVLSSDTAERLRQCVQNGPVSYDDMMKREGFQADVLLSAIVQGVLFVDLNTDSIGNPADLLMHRDADLAEADRLIRRGDFMCEPLPLPGLAACPIGTRLQYGGEAWTVILGSTGPDAEVLLTSGAGGRMSLPTETARQLLAERATDEERVALLNSEKRRAIASLSRTELKDGIKKYKAVILDDGADQYSDATLGRSRQAIRDCTFVQDVLLELAPHHAEKGNRLPRLPPLVELLAKTTIETVHNAASAGNAKKTYDTYCEECIKQGVVPMSYPTLCQRVKAYEDPNARFGKRVAYRDGQIPLILDAREPVDGVAPHEVCYIDHTEPNLFTKGPEGQDWGKLWLSAAVDGNVTCARAFYLSYRPPSALSVLMTLRDYVRRWRRLPRIVVFDGGADMRSHAVEQFCKIHNIDVRYRAGGRPRGGKDVERLFGLTEEELLSGLEGCSIQLKEARTVTKSVDPTRRAVWTFPQLYRAMESFLFDFRYRRHVHPGLGMTQCDYEQARLEQTGRRDHIRVEFDENLLLLTAPSPPRSEHKVHAQRGVWESGMFYWHAEFAKVGGKPCPVRYEPWLANVIYVYVGHCWVTALARDLEPYWGRTRYEVEYAKRMERNFNRLAAERDRHTTSRAVRLGQVRTPISFDETTAKKQKSELELYKALGMGTARAIDLGMVPRQEPACSSASGPDSSEVDMAPDAAIARAGGEAAAELAALSDPTSSAWSEPDEAGLL is encoded by the coding sequence ATGTTCGGTCAACTGGAACTAGCTGAGTATCTCGCAAGCCATCCGATGCCGGCTACCACGCGCGAACTGGTGGAGAAGATCCGGCGCAATCAGTCAGACTTCAATCCGTTCAATCATCAGGGTACACGAACGGTCGTGACGATTCGTTCCGCAAAAATGCAGCAGGGCGTCACCGTACAGAGCCGGACGCTACACGCCAGTGCGGCCATGTGGTATGAATTTGACGAAAAAATTCAGGAATACTATGCAAATGTGCATTCATTCACTGCAATTACTCAACGGGAAGATGGGAGCGTCGCAAACAAGTCGCAGCACTGGTTCGATTTTCTGATACTTGGGGACGGTGCGCCCCGCTTCGAGGACTGGAAAGAGGAGACGGTCCTATTCCAGATGCAAAAGAAAGAAGACGATCGATGGAAAAAGGTGGGCCGCTTCTGGCGTGATGAATGCGATCGCTGGCATGACCGCGCATGCGAGCAATATTGCGGGTCGCTTGGAATTGCGCATCAACTGCGGACGAACCGAGAGATTCCACGACGGTTTCTCGAGAATATTCGATATCTGCGGGATTTTTACGATCCAAGGACACCGGTTCTCTCCTCGGATACGGCAGAGCGGCTAAGGCAATGCGTACAGAACGGTCCGGTCAGTTACGATGACATGATGAAGCGTGAGGGATTCCAAGCGGATGTTCTGCTGTCGGCGATCGTCCAGGGTGTGCTGTTCGTTGATCTGAATACCGACAGTATTGGTAATCCCGCCGATCTGCTGATGCACCGCGATGCTGACCTTGCCGAGGCCGATCGGCTCATTCGCCGGGGCGACTTCATGTGCGAGCCGTTGCCCCTTCCCGGCCTTGCAGCGTGCCCAATCGGCACCCGACTGCAATATGGAGGAGAGGCGTGGACTGTTATCTTGGGTTCGACAGGACCGGACGCGGAGGTGCTTCTTACTTCAGGCGCGGGAGGGAGAATGAGCCTCCCCACCGAGACAGCAAGGCAATTGCTGGCCGAGCGCGCAACCGATGAAGAGCGCGTTGCTTTGCTTAACAGCGAGAAACGGCGCGCCATCGCTTCCTTAAGCAGGACGGAGCTCAAGGATGGAATAAAGAAATATAAGGCAGTAATCTTGGACGACGGGGCAGACCAGTATTCCGATGCGACTCTGGGCAGGTCCAGGCAGGCAATACGCGACTGCACCTTCGTACAGGATGTCCTGCTCGAGCTCGCACCGCATCACGCAGAAAAAGGTAACCGGTTACCCCGGCTTCCACCACTGGTCGAGTTGCTTGCGAAGACGACGATTGAGACCGTTCATAACGCGGCATCGGCCGGCAATGCAAAGAAGACTTACGACACCTACTGCGAGGAATGCATTAAACAGGGTGTCGTGCCCATGTCTTATCCAACATTGTGCCAACGGGTCAAGGCATACGAGGACCCGAATGCCCGGTTCGGCAAACGTGTTGCCTACCGGGACGGGCAGATTCCTCTGATCCTGGACGCGCGCGAGCCGGTGGATGGCGTAGCGCCCCACGAAGTCTGCTACATCGACCACACCGAGCCTAATCTCTTCACGAAGGGTCCTGAGGGACAGGACTGGGGAAAGCTCTGGCTCTCTGCGGCAGTGGACGGTAACGTAACCTGTGCACGCGCATTTTATCTCTCATATCGTCCACCATCCGCGCTGTCGGTGCTCATGACACTCCGGGACTATGTGCGTCGGTGGAGGCGCCTGCCGCGGATTGTGGTCTTTGACGGTGGCGCCGACATGCGCTCGCACGCGGTTGAACAGTTCTGCAAGATCCATAACATTGATGTGCGATATCGGGCAGGCGGTCGACCGCGTGGCGGCAAAGACGTTGAGCGGCTATTCGGTCTGACCGAGGAAGAACTGCTATCCGGTCTGGAAGGCTGTTCGATCCAGTTGAAGGAGGCTCGCACCGTAACCAAGTCAGTCGATCCTACGCGCCGCGCTGTCTGGACGTTCCCTCAGCTTTACCGCGCGATGGAATCCTTTCTTTTCGACTTCAGATACCGTCGGCACGTTCATCCGGGGCTGGGTATGACGCAGTGTGACTACGAGCAGGCCAGGCTCGAACAGACAGGCCGGCGGGACCATATACGGGTCGAATTTGACGAGAATCTGCTTCTGCTCACGGCGCCTTCGCCACCACGCAGCGAACACAAGGTTCACGCGCAACGGGGTGTGTGGGAGAGCGGCATGTTTTATTGGCATGCGGAATTTGCAAAGGTCGGCGGGAAGCCGTGTCCGGTCCGATACGAGCCGTGGCTGGCGAACGTCATCTATGTCTATGTTGGTCATTGCTGGGTGACGGCCCTCGCGCGTGACCTCGAGCCCTACTGGGGTCGAACGCGCTACGAAGTGGAGTACGCCAAGCGGATGGAGCGAAATTTCAACCGCCTTGCTGCAGAACGTGACCGCCATACGACATCGCGGGCCGTGCGTCTTGGGCAGGTAAGAACGCCTATAAGTTTTGACGAGACCACTGCAAAGAAACAGAAGAGCGAATTGGAGCTTTATAAGGCGCTTGGAATGGGAACTGCAAGAGCCATTGATCTTGGCATGGTACCTCGTCAGGAACCAGCTTGCAGTTCAGCCTCTGGGCCCGATTCCTCGGAGGTGGACATGGCGCCCGATGCGGCGATCGCGCGAGCTGGTGGAGAAGCGGCTGCCGAACTTGCCGCGCTGTCTGATCCGACCTCTTCCGCATGGAGCGAGCCAGATGAAGCTGGACTTCTCTAA
- a CDS encoding ATP-binding protein — protein sequence MKLDFSKTIHRITYEERLMYSRLTREQVLALPDAQKVRYFYSLRVKHLLRDGAEAKLTDLLGPCTDTGIITLFGPTGGGKTALAETVGSRMNSTEAGHRPYIYVRAPAFGAAKVSWGGFFRKILEAGQEPMIDAKRSWGVRDNRLIGSSSRADLPALQNAVCQMLKNRDTRLLVVDEILHILRYGDHDKALDSVKDLSDAVSTQILLIGPYDLFGMVTNYDQVVRRGEMVYLGRYRNDRPDKVRNKSDVDEYKNIIRKLMERWPLELVPRFELVASDLLTATLGIVGLLKEFLTRCLICQIENSGRWKEGFIPVALKKKHSIEKIRKAVEAGEAMLIRENFDESTIDLDRVAEMEKLVAGR from the coding sequence ATGAAGCTGGACTTCTCTAAGACAATACACAGGATTACGTACGAAGAGAGGCTGATGTATAGCAGGCTGACTCGTGAGCAGGTCCTCGCGCTTCCCGATGCGCAGAAAGTTCGCTACTTTTATTCGCTGAGAGTAAAGCATCTTCTTCGTGACGGTGCGGAAGCTAAGCTAACGGATCTGTTGGGGCCGTGCACCGATACCGGAATAATTACACTTTTCGGGCCAACCGGAGGGGGCAAGACAGCGCTGGCCGAGACAGTTGGTTCCCGGATGAACTCGACTGAAGCCGGTCATCGGCCATATATTTATGTGAGAGCGCCCGCTTTTGGAGCCGCAAAAGTATCCTGGGGTGGTTTTTTCAGAAAAATCCTGGAGGCAGGTCAGGAACCGATGATTGACGCGAAGCGCTCATGGGGCGTGCGGGACAATCGTCTGATCGGCTCGAGTAGTCGGGCTGACCTCCCGGCTTTGCAAAATGCGGTATGCCAGATGCTGAAAAACCGTGACACACGGCTACTCGTCGTTGACGAAATTCTCCATATCCTGCGATATGGTGATCACGATAAAGCCTTGGACTCGGTGAAAGACCTGTCGGACGCCGTTTCAACCCAGATTCTGTTGATCGGGCCTTATGATCTGTTCGGCATGGTGACAAACTATGACCAGGTGGTGCGGCGAGGCGAAATGGTTTATCTCGGCCGGTACAGGAATGATCGACCGGATAAAGTTCGGAACAAAAGCGATGTGGATGAGTACAAAAATATTATAAGAAAACTGATGGAACGCTGGCCACTGGAGCTGGTGCCGCGATTTGAACTGGTAGCAAGCGACTTGTTGACGGCGACGTTAGGTATCGTCGGATTGCTGAAGGAATTTTTGACGCGATGTCTGATTTGCCAGATAGAGAACTCGGGAAGGTGGAAGGAAGGCTTCATACCCGTTGCGCTCAAGAAGAAGCACTCTATCGAAAAGATCCGGAAAGCAGTCGAGGCCGGTGAAGCCATGTTGATAAGAGAAAATTTCGATGAGTCAACCATTGATCTGGATCGCGTTGCGGAGATGGAAAAGCTCGTGGCGGGAAGGTGA
- a CDS encoding TniQ family protein, which translates to MSEDLRSGLPLAREPVPLFYGLLPMGIGTGDCEGLVSYLCRLALAHCVSVDDLVNMGLARYSANDFKIWRHFSTWMKDRAVDVFAKQRTLALRDALVGATGIQAVGRLSLASLDGVIDLAGMSSLRLRHCPLCYGAAEFAQLHRPLLWDLKAVSCCPVHAVRLVDSECGRETPQRRPRWHRVHMPGVCTECGSIAYACRAVSHVGASLAEQWVARQSAMLIAAVSDGENFDAPLAPERIRGLATQIGDGFPFRAAAVCGFNKARLYDWIHGVRLIKYAPLLALCAACGINVVDVLRGPAQCSEGADFRYKPHARRTRITSLDELREKIDSALAVLQDPSVAAVAAYIGCDRSTISKRLPEEAAMLTARWRSARSINTAARILEAQASIESVAQNLKNAGKSVTLRNVWLESGICVSRGSRFEEPFRREQDAQND; encoded by the coding sequence ATGTCCGAAGACTTGCGTTCCGGTCTACCGCTGGCGCGAGAACCTGTTCCGTTGTTTTATGGGCTTCTGCCAATGGGGATAGGGACGGGAGATTGCGAAGGTCTGGTGAGTTACCTTTGCAGGTTGGCTTTGGCGCATTGCGTTAGCGTCGATGATCTGGTCAACATGGGACTGGCGCGGTATTCCGCAAACGATTTCAAAATCTGGCGTCATTTCTCGACGTGGATGAAAGACCGCGCGGTGGATGTCTTTGCGAAGCAACGCACGCTGGCACTCCGGGACGCCCTCGTCGGAGCGACCGGAATTCAGGCGGTCGGTCGGCTTTCGCTAGCTTCTCTTGATGGCGTCATAGATTTGGCGGGCATGTCCTCTCTCCGTCTTCGCCACTGTCCGCTGTGCTACGGAGCCGCAGAGTTTGCCCAACTGCACCGTCCGCTTCTTTGGGATCTGAAGGCAGTCAGTTGCTGTCCGGTTCACGCGGTGCGACTGGTCGATTCTGAATGCGGACGGGAGACACCCCAACGCCGTCCGAGGTGGCATAGAGTTCACATGCCAGGGGTCTGTACCGAGTGTGGCTCGATCGCCTACGCTTGCCGGGCGGTTTCCCACGTAGGCGCGTCGCTCGCAGAGCAGTGGGTGGCGCGTCAGTCAGCGATGCTCATTGCTGCGGTCTCGGATGGCGAGAATTTTGACGCACCGTTGGCGCCTGAGCGTATCCGCGGGCTCGCGACCCAGATAGGCGATGGCTTCCCATTTCGCGCAGCTGCAGTATGCGGGTTCAACAAAGCCAGGCTATACGATTGGATTCACGGAGTCAGGCTTATCAAGTACGCCCCTCTGCTCGCGCTCTGCGCGGCATGCGGTATAAATGTCGTTGATGTGTTGCGAGGCCCGGCGCAATGCTCCGAAGGGGCGGACTTTCGCTATAAGCCTCACGCGCGCCGAACTCGGATCACTTCTCTTGATGAGTTGCGCGAAAAGATAGATTCTGCGCTTGCTGTCCTGCAAGATCCCTCCGTGGCGGCTGTTGCGGCTTATATAGGTTGCGACCGTTCAACCATTTCGAAACGTCTGCCGGAGGAGGCGGCGATGCTCACAGCGCGTTGGCGCTCGGCAAGAAGCATTAATACGGCCGCGCGCATACTTGAGGCACAAGCATCGATTGAATCCGTTGCCCAGAATCTGAAGAACGCAGGTAAATCCGTTACGCTACGCAATGTGTGGCTCGAATCGGGCATTTGTGTAAGTCGAGGCTCACGCTTTGAAGAGCCTTTCAGGCGTGAGCAGGATGCGCAGAACGACTAG